A part of Myxococcus landrumus genomic DNA contains:
- a CDS encoding ComEA family DNA-binding protein, with product MARRTAALAVVALGVMGLGAVARARWPDSAPALDCPPEVVRLRSDGVATCGEGARPTGAQALALGRRLDLNVATAEELALLPGVGASLARSLVEAREGAGGFGSWEAVDEVPGVGAARLKTLQSATVLGAAPDTGAVW from the coding sequence GTGGCGAGGCGCACCGCGGCGCTCGCCGTTGTGGCGTTGGGGGTGATGGGGTTGGGGGCGGTGGCCCGCGCGCGCTGGCCGGATTCCGCGCCAGCGCTGGATTGTCCTCCCGAGGTGGTGCGGCTGCGCTCGGATGGCGTGGCCACCTGTGGCGAGGGGGCGCGGCCGACGGGGGCGCAGGCGTTGGCGTTGGGGAGGCGGTTGGACCTCAACGTCGCCACGGCGGAGGAGCTGGCGTTGTTGCCGGGAGTGGGGGCTTCGCTCGCGAGGAGTCTGGTGGAGGCTCGCGAGGGGGCGGGAGGGTTCGGGAGTTGGGAGGCGGTGGACGAAGTGCCTGGAGTCGGGGCTGCCCGGTTGAAGACCCTCCAGTCGGCCACGGTGTTGGGGGCGGCGCCCGATACGGGGGCTGTGTGGTAA
- a CDS encoding zinc-ribbon domain-containing protein — translation MQISCPQCSMQYALDARLLPPSGASMQCTRCNHVFMVVPPTEAPRPAPVDDTAVRTPSGSWASTPASMKTQIFGSGQTPSGQGAAVPNTTQTFGVVGSSGPGAPTSSHAVSNTTQTFGAVGASASAQAVPGKTQMFGAVGATASAQPIPNTTQTFGTVETTRQGTPTPAQTFGGASAAGHAVSNTTQTFGAVGANTSAQSISNTTQTFGAVGANASAQPIPNTTQTFGAVTGGVGGHSPGPNNTTQTFGAVSSGGSAHTIPNTTQVFGAAKPAQSAPPSMAPVTLGTSEAAPSPAINSAGSSPVFAGNAQAPIGRTMTFGAVAAAAHGGGVVPSLPGDGPLSSQLDAPVATPRTTQLFGAAATESVIPEPAQRKTALYGGSSSAEQAPTGVLLPVEASSGGSPERNPPAYLRGPVSLPPELLAASRGAAEGAPNAKPTNRATPVVWGLLVVGGVFLAGVLAYPAWRDRDANMPAAAVTAKDEAAALLRRDDEVTRVTAIDSLKRLTVAHPKYVEARAELLVALSLRLGELQAEVEGLRLRAEQLQREMGSLEPDSLELVARAEELSEVSRLGGPLKADLSRLRDEVDALAATLEPAPEVEPTPALVARVKARALHAAVRASPDALALAERLRNVESAPKVWSTIARAEYVLSSGSPPTSVEQSKQDLEALRAADGTLLRAQVLGARMALRQDDKASARSLLDVVHALNPNHEVARKLLKQLEVRGSKP, via the coding sequence GTGCAGATCTCCTGCCCTCAGTGCTCGATGCAGTACGCCCTCGATGCTCGGCTGCTGCCGCCGAGCGGGGCGTCGATGCAGTGCACACGGTGTAACCATGTGTTCATGGTGGTGCCTCCGACGGAGGCTCCGCGCCCCGCGCCCGTGGATGACACGGCGGTGCGCACGCCGAGCGGCTCGTGGGCCTCGACGCCCGCGTCGATGAAGACGCAGATTTTCGGTTCAGGCCAGACGCCGAGCGGGCAGGGCGCGGCGGTTCCGAATACGACGCAGACGTTCGGGGTCGTGGGCTCAAGTGGGCCGGGGGCTCCGACTTCCTCGCACGCCGTCTCGAACACGACGCAGACGTTTGGTGCGGTAGGAGCGAGCGCATCAGCGCAGGCCGTTCCGGGCAAGACGCAGATGTTCGGCGCGGTAGGGGCGACCGCATCAGCGCAGCCCATTCCGAACACGACGCAGACGTTCGGTACCGTGGAAACGACGAGGCAGGGGACTCCGACTCCAGCGCAGACCTTCGGGGGCGCGAGCGCGGCGGGCCACGCCGTCTCGAACACGACGCAGACGTTCGGCGCGGTCGGTGCGAACACGTCGGCGCAGTCCATCTCGAACACGACACAGACGTTCGGTGCGGTCGGTGCGAACGCATCAGCGCAGCCCATTCCGAACACGACGCAAACCTTTGGAGCAGTGACGGGTGGCGTGGGCGGCCACTCACCTGGACCCAACAACACGACGCAGACATTCGGCGCGGTGAGCTCGGGGGGGAGCGCACACACGATTCCAAACACCACGCAGGTGTTCGGCGCCGCGAAGCCCGCGCAATCGGCTCCGCCGTCGATGGCCCCCGTCACCCTGGGCACCTCGGAGGCAGCTCCGTCCCCGGCCATCAACTCCGCAGGCAGTTCGCCCGTCTTCGCGGGGAACGCGCAGGCTCCCATCGGGCGCACCATGACCTTCGGTGCCGTGGCCGCAGCCGCCCACGGCGGAGGCGTGGTTCCTTCTCTTCCAGGCGACGGGCCACTCAGTTCCCAGCTCGATGCCCCAGTGGCAACACCTCGGACGACGCAGCTCTTCGGCGCAGCCGCCACCGAGTCCGTCATCCCCGAGCCCGCCCAGCGAAAGACGGCGCTCTACGGCGGCTCGTCGAGCGCGGAGCAGGCCCCTACAGGCGTGCTGCTGCCCGTGGAGGCCTCATCAGGCGGAAGTCCCGAAAGAAACCCACCCGCCTATCTCCGTGGCCCCGTGTCCCTGCCACCCGAGCTCCTCGCCGCTTCACGAGGCGCCGCTGAGGGAGCCCCGAATGCAAAGCCAACGAACCGGGCAACTCCAGTCGTGTGGGGATTGCTCGTCGTGGGCGGCGTCTTCCTCGCGGGAGTGCTCGCCTATCCCGCATGGCGTGACCGCGATGCGAACATGCCGGCAGCGGCGGTCACGGCGAAGGATGAGGCGGCCGCGCTGCTGCGACGGGACGATGAGGTCACTCGCGTCACGGCCATCGACAGCCTCAAGCGCCTGACCGTCGCGCATCCGAAGTACGTCGAAGCCCGCGCGGAGCTCCTGGTCGCGTTGAGCCTGCGCCTGGGCGAACTCCAAGCCGAGGTCGAAGGTCTCCGCCTTCGCGCCGAGCAGCTCCAGCGCGAGATGGGGAGCCTCGAACCGGACTCCCTCGAACTCGTCGCCCGTGCGGAAGAGCTCTCCGAGGTATCGCGCCTCGGTGGTCCGTTGAAGGCCGACCTCTCCAGGCTGCGGGATGAAGTGGACGCCCTGGCCGCGACGCTCGAGCCGGCCCCGGAAGTCGAGCCGACTCCCGCCCTGGTGGCCCGAGTGAAGGCGCGAGCCCTCCATGCCGCGGTGAGAGCCTCGCCTGATGCCCTCGCCCTGGCGGAGCGTCTGCGCAACGTCGAGAGCGCACCCAAGGTCTGGAGCACCATCGCCCGCGCGGAATACGTCCTCAGCTCTGGCTCTCCGCCCACCTCCGTCGAGCAATCCAAGCAGGACCTCGAGGCCCTCCGTGCGGCGGACGGAACGCTGCTGCGAGCCCAGGTGCTGGGTGCTCGGATGGCCCTGCGCCAGGATGACAAGGCGTCCGCGCGTTCACTGCTGGACGTCGTCCACGCCCTCAATCCCAATCACGAAGTGGCGCGCAAGCTGCTCAAGCAGCTCGAAGTCCGCGGCTCCAAACCCTGA
- a CDS encoding glycosyltransferase family 2 protein codes for MAEVFFWCAALLLAHTYFLYPLSLFVLDGVAQVVQNIRAMRGSDAGENLTARRLPAPSVSLVVAAYNEASCIEQKLENSLAFDYPAERFEVLIGSDGSTDGTNEHVLRCQDERVRLSPAPRAGKTTVLNRCIPAARGDIVVLSDANTMIEPDAVQKLVRHFDDPEVGAVCGKLRLFNPTKKDYEESAYWSYESLIKMYEGRRGAVVGANGGLYAIRRTLFTQLPPSTIVDDFVIPLRILEKGYKVVYEEGAVAHEETTEDYGKEFGRRARIAAGNFQSLRMVPGLLLPTAGFPAFAFWSHKLLRWFAPALMGVALVANLFLLDSVFYRFTLLAQGLFYALAYLGKVGALKRGTAKRVASVAYYFVTMNLAIVVGFWRFLRNSQRAAWDRTARAS; via the coding sequence ATGGCGGAAGTCTTCTTCTGGTGTGCCGCATTGCTGCTGGCGCACACATACTTTTTGTACCCCTTGAGCCTCTTCGTGCTGGATGGGGTGGCTCAGGTGGTCCAGAACATCCGGGCGATGCGCGGGAGCGACGCGGGCGAGAACCTCACGGCCCGTCGCTTGCCGGCGCCCTCCGTGAGCCTGGTCGTCGCGGCGTACAACGAGGCGTCGTGCATCGAGCAGAAGCTGGAGAACAGCCTCGCGTTCGACTATCCCGCCGAGCGCTTCGAGGTGCTGATCGGCTCGGATGGTTCGACGGATGGGACGAACGAGCACGTCCTCCGGTGCCAGGATGAGCGGGTTCGGCTGTCACCGGCACCGCGCGCGGGCAAGACGACGGTGCTCAATCGCTGCATTCCCGCGGCCCGAGGCGACATCGTGGTGCTCTCGGACGCGAACACGATGATTGAGCCGGACGCCGTGCAGAAGCTGGTGCGCCACTTCGACGACCCGGAGGTGGGGGCCGTCTGCGGCAAGCTGCGGCTCTTCAATCCGACGAAGAAGGACTACGAGGAGAGCGCGTACTGGAGCTACGAATCCCTCATCAAGATGTACGAGGGGCGTCGAGGCGCCGTGGTGGGGGCCAATGGAGGGCTCTATGCCATCCGCCGCACGCTCTTCACCCAGCTTCCGCCGTCCACCATCGTGGATGACTTCGTCATCCCGCTGCGCATCCTGGAGAAGGGCTACAAGGTCGTCTACGAAGAGGGCGCCGTGGCCCATGAGGAGACGACGGAGGACTACGGCAAGGAGTTCGGCCGTCGGGCGAGAATCGCCGCGGGCAACTTCCAGAGCCTTCGCATGGTGCCGGGGCTCCTGCTCCCCACGGCGGGCTTCCCGGCGTTCGCGTTCTGGTCCCACAAACTCCTGCGCTGGTTCGCGCCGGCGTTGATGGGCGTCGCGCTGGTGGCCAACCTGTTCCTGCTCGACAGCGTGTTCTACCGCTTCACCTTGCTGGCGCAGGGGCTGTTCTACGCGCTGGCGTACCTGGGGAAGGTGGGGGCGTTGAAGCGGGGCACGGCGAAGCGCGTGGCCTCGGTGGCCTACTACTTCGTGACGATGAACCTGGCCATCGTCGTGGGCTTCTGGCGCTTCCTGCGCAACTCGCAGCGCGCCGCGTGGGACCGCACGGCGCGAGCCTCCTGA
- a CDS encoding CHAP domain-containing protein, translating into MRWLTLMGWLAMMATGCATPSNRLEPWLDSYAVRYRSASPPAFPRESLSSAVASSAEPKAPPARRTPTRATASKPPKGKPATVAATTRSPRAISPQARATVIAAAQSVVGKPQVTFDGRKYPADCTGLIEGVYAQAGLSFRGTLKPGDNGVTALYRYARTHGRVYEDGRPVPGDLVFFRETYDQNRDGRRNDGLTHVGIVEDVDARGTVTVIHRVNRGVVRYRMNLDRPHLPRDPKTGEVLNDLLRHPGPNKDPVLTGQLFASFGSVLPLSPAPKKPAPVPVALR; encoded by the coding sequence ATGCGGTGGCTCACGCTGATGGGATGGCTCGCGATGATGGCGACCGGATGCGCCACCCCCTCCAACCGACTGGAGCCGTGGCTGGACTCGTATGCCGTCCGCTATCGCTCCGCCTCCCCGCCCGCCTTCCCTCGTGAGTCGCTGTCGAGCGCGGTGGCCTCCTCGGCCGAACCCAAGGCGCCCCCCGCCCGGCGCACGCCCACGCGCGCCACCGCGTCGAAGCCGCCGAAGGGCAAGCCCGCCACCGTGGCCGCGACCACCCGAAGCCCTCGCGCCATCTCCCCTCAGGCCCGCGCGACGGTGATTGCCGCGGCCCAGTCCGTCGTCGGCAAACCCCAGGTCACCTTCGACGGGCGCAAGTACCCGGCGGACTGCACCGGCCTCATCGAGGGTGTCTATGCCCAGGCGGGCCTGTCCTTCCGAGGCACCCTCAAGCCGGGCGACAACGGCGTCACGGCGCTCTATCGCTACGCTCGCACCCACGGCCGCGTGTACGAGGATGGCCGCCCCGTGCCCGGAGACCTCGTCTTCTTCCGTGAGACGTATGACCAGAACCGCGACGGCCGCCGCAACGATGGGCTCACCCACGTCGGCATCGTCGAGGACGTGGACGCCCGGGGCACCGTCACCGTCATCCACCGCGTGAACCGGGGCGTCGTGCGCTACCGCATGAACCTGGACCGCCCTCACCTGCCCCGGGACCCGAAGACGGGCGAAGTCCTCAATGACTTGCTCCGTCACCCGGGCCCCAACAAGGACCCCGTCCTCACCGGGCAGCTCTTCGCCTCTTTCGGAAGCGTGCTGCCCCTGTCTCCCGCGCCGAAGAAGCCCGCCCCCGTTCCGGTGGCCCTGCGGTAG